AAAGCGCACAATGATTTGAAAGATCTGCGGATTGAAGCGAAACAACCCGGGCTTGTTGTCTACCTCGAAATGTGGAAAGGCAACAACATGGCGAAGATTCAAGTTGGCGATCAACCGTGGCGAGGGATGTCGTTGTTAGAGATTCCCGATTTGAGTTCGATGGAAGCGAAAATCGAGGTGAACGAAGTGGAAGTTGCGCGGATAACAAAAGGGGCACCGGCAAAAATTGTGCTCGATGCATTCCCCGATCCCGCATACACTGGCAAAGTCAAAGAGATTTCGGTATTGGCACGGCGAAAAGAGAACGATGAAAATGTCAAAGTGTTTGATGTCGTTGTTTCGATCGATTCCGCGAGTTCGATGATGAAACCGGGCATCACAGCGACTGTAGCGGTGTTGGCAGAAGAAACCGCCAATGCGGTGTATGTTCCCATCGACGCTATCGAGACCGATTCGCTTTCCTATGTATATGTCGTAGGAACTACCGGCAGTAAACGAACGCAAGTGAAATTAGGTAAACGCAACGACGATTTTGTCGTAATAGAGAGTGGCGTCGAACCGGGACAAAAAGTTCGGTTGCTTAGTAAAAAAGTGAAGAGCGACGACGAGGAGGAGAAACCGGAAGCCACCACCTCAGTAAATAAAAGTCAGCGGGTAGTTACACGTGGTCGCTGAACGTACTAAAAAGTTTCTGAATACGACCAA
This window of the bacterium genome carries:
- a CDS encoding efflux RND transporter periplasmic adaptor subunit, with the protein product MNQSEAKPNVTNNSGKRLFQLARKRWYLTLIILVVLGYWGYRSFFGVSDEYATAEVKRGTFKIEVTETGVVRAVKSVSVVAPKSQTTLQIIDMVPEGTTVNVGDLLIQFDPTELQKKIDDKSAELEIAQANLQKFRSEMESNRAKSKGELESADAQFKQAKLRLQQMEFEAEVKKEEERLAMRQAEISYEQARARIVAQLTADSADLRTLELKIKQAQLDLDKAHNDLKDLRIEAKQPGLVVYLEMWKGNNMAKIQVGDQPWRGMSLLEIPDLSSMEAKIEVNEVEVARITKGAPAKIVLDAFPDPAYTGKVKEISVLARRKENDENVKVFDVVVSIDSASSMMKPGITATVAVLAEETANAVYVPIDAIETDSLSYVYVVGTTGSKRTQVKLGKRNDDFVVIESGVEPGQKVRLLSKKVKSDDEEEKPEATTSVNKSQRVVTRGR